A DNA window from Rhipicephalus sanguineus isolate Rsan-2018 chromosome 8, BIME_Rsan_1.4, whole genome shotgun sequence contains the following coding sequences:
- the LOC119402683 gene encoding retinol dehydrogenase 7 isoform X1, protein MRTPWTLFFALVFAFYGCWRYVPLANILAQWIGFVVVVSTLSYWLARYLWSIAFVSLVSGEGKAVLVVGCDTGFGYFLVKSLCRAGFFVFAGCLDATCDGANELKKLANVKVLQLDISSERQVSDALVTIKEGLGSKVLWAVVCNAAIRNEGLFEWVTMEAMKKVVDVNILGTCRVAKAFLPLLRKSNGRLVVVTSSFGYVTMPLGTPYSMTKHAAVSMVDGLRRECYGKGVDIIQVMPQAYKTNISAPLFSRGLTTDDLKKNCPEVADDFTQKEIDSWIDSSKNFYDILNRENLQEVADVMVLAVRETDPRTWYTTPWSLCTAVLFPFTYLPDEATDAIMAIARTKLTPLSNMLKNHRKNYSTTRVHP, encoded by the exons ATGCGCACACCGTGGACGTTGTTTTTTGCCCTCGTCTTCGCCTTTTACGGATGCTGGAGGTACGTACCCCTAGCAAACATTTTGGCCCAGTGGATCGGTTTCGTCGTCGTCGTTTCCACGCTCTCCTATTGGTTGGCGAGGTACCTCTGGAGCATCGCCTTCGTGAGTCTGGTCTCTGGCGAAGGAAAGGCTGTTTTGGTGGTTG GGTGCGATACCGGCTTTGGATACTTCCTGGTGAAAAGCCTGTGCCGCGCGGGCTTCTTCGTGTTTGCCGGATGTCTGGACGCCACTTGTGACGGAGCCAACGAATTAAAGAAGCTCGCCAATGTTAAAGTTTTGCAGCTGGATATCAGCAGCGAGCGGCAAGTCAGCGACGCTCTCGTAACTATCAAGGAAGGCCTTGGTTCCAAGG TGTTGTGGGCTGTCGTCTGCAACGCGGCCATCCGCAACGAGGGACTCTTCGAGTGGGTAACCATGGAAGCCATGAAGAAAGTCGTTGACGTCAACATCCTTGGTACCTGCCGCGTCGCTAAGGCGTTCCTCCCACTGCTCAGGAAATCCAACGGACGCCTGGTTGTCGTCACTAGCTCTTTCG GATACGTGACGATGCCTTTGGGAACGCCGTACTCGATGACGAAGCACGCGGCTGTATCCATGGTGGATGGACTCCGCCGCGAGTGCTACGGCAAGGGCGTCGACATCATTCAGGTCATGCCACAAGCCTACAA gaccAACATCAGTGCTCCTTTGTTTTCACGTGGGCTCACCACGGATGACTTGAAGAAGAACTGCCCAGAGGTCGCCGACGACTTCACACAGAAGGAGATCGACAGCTGGATCGACTCATCTAAGAACTTCTACGACATCTTGAACCGGGAAAACTTGCAAGAGGTCGCGGACGTCATGGTCCTCGCCGTGCGCGAAACGGACCCAAGGACGTGGTACACAACGCCGTGGAGTCTCTGCACCGCAGTTCTGTTTCCTTTCACCTACCTGCCTGACGAGGCTACAGATGCCATCATGGCCATCGCCAGGACGAAGCTGACCCCACTTTCAAACATGCTCAAGAACCACAGGAAGAATTATAGTACAACAcgcgtacacccgtga